Proteins co-encoded in one Bacillus infantis NRRL B-14911 genomic window:
- the menH gene encoding 2-succinyl-6-hydroxy-2,4-cyclohexadiene-1-carboxylate synthase — protein MKFVSGGGSYHVEIEGSGFPLILLHGFTGDRSTWDPFIPCWKSEYMLISIDIAGHGDTVMPASEESYTVTAAARMIHELMESLQIPKADLLGYSMGGRLALSFAALYPGKVRKLILESASPGLETAEERKNRRNQDERLGEYIKENGIEAFVDYWENIPLFKTQKMLPADVQMQIREQRLQNSPEGLEFSLRGMGTGAQPSWWGKLPHIKADTLLVTGSEDIKFCTLAERMSKLIPVCQWETVFGAGHAIHVEEPEKFGTIVSEFLQKL, from the coding sequence ATGAAATTTGTAAGCGGCGGAGGCTCCTACCATGTCGAAATAGAAGGCAGCGGTTTTCCTCTAATCCTGCTTCACGGGTTCACAGGCGACCGTTCCACCTGGGACCCATTCATTCCCTGCTGGAAATCAGAATACATGCTCATATCCATAGATATCGCCGGACACGGAGACACTGTTATGCCTGCTTCGGAAGAAAGCTATACTGTCACTGCAGCTGCCCGGATGATCCATGAGCTGATGGAATCGCTGCAGATACCAAAGGCCGATCTATTGGGCTACTCAATGGGCGGGCGTCTGGCTTTGTCATTTGCCGCCCTATATCCCGGCAAAGTCAGAAAGCTGATCCTTGAGAGTGCTTCGCCTGGATTAGAGACTGCTGAAGAAAGAAAGAATAGGCGTAATCAGGATGAGCGGCTTGGGGAATACATAAAAGAGAACGGAATTGAAGCATTCGTTGATTACTGGGAAAACATCCCTTTGTTCAAAACGCAGAAAATGCTGCCGGCTGATGTCCAAATGCAGATCAGGGAGCAGCGGCTTCAGAACAGCCCCGAAGGACTTGAATTCAGCCTGAGGGGGATGGGGACAGGGGCCCAGCCATCCTGGTGGGGCAAGCTCCCGCATATAAAGGCAGACACCCTTCTGGTCACAGGCTCTGAGGATATAAAATTCTGCACACTGGCTGAAAGGATGTCCAAGCTGATTCCAGTATGCCAATGGGAGACTGTATTTGGAGCCGGACATGCAATACATGTGGAAGAACCAGAAAAGTTTGGTACAATAGTAAGTGAGTTTTTGCAGAAATTATAA
- a CDS encoding cytochrome d ubiquinol oxidase subunit II, translating into MSDALLAITILWGFVFIYAVMATMDFGAGFWSMVYMKRTKTKATNIANRYLSPTWEVTNTFIVALVVAIYSLFPGAAYTLGTVLLVPGSMILLLLAIRSAFLVFSNIASDYKKPLTIISGISGILIPGLLISVLPITHGDYIDFSDGGQSLNLAKLFTSQNEYAFFGFAVSSTLFLSSLLLADYSKAADEMDAYYVYRRDALMIGPVSLLMGVVIMHTLSLEAAWLYNKMIEDMPILMLSVGLFLLGILALLLPSFTKKGTKGIPRLAVIAVTLQYLAASFVYGKAHLPYMVYPEVTIESGFTDPNSFRAVFATYIAGFAILFPGFVYFWSLFMKDKRYLRQKGSKQPN; encoded by the coding sequence ATGTCAGATGCTCTATTAGCCATCACAATCCTGTGGGGATTTGTATTCATCTATGCTGTCATGGCAACGATGGATTTCGGCGCCGGCTTTTGGTCGATGGTCTATATGAAAAGGACCAAAACAAAGGCCACTAACATCGCCAACCGCTATCTTTCCCCGACATGGGAAGTGACGAACACTTTCATTGTGGCACTCGTCGTTGCAATATACAGCCTGTTTCCGGGCGCAGCTTACACATTGGGCACCGTGCTGCTTGTACCTGGGAGCATGATCCTTTTATTGCTGGCCATCCGAAGCGCATTTCTTGTGTTCTCGAACATTGCGAGTGACTATAAAAAGCCGCTCACCATCATATCCGGGATTTCGGGGATTCTGATTCCCGGCCTATTGATCAGTGTGCTGCCGATTACACACGGCGATTATATTGACTTTTCAGATGGCGGCCAGTCGCTTAATCTGGCCAAGCTTTTCACAAGCCAAAACGAGTATGCCTTTTTCGGCTTTGCCGTCAGCAGCACTCTGTTTCTTTCTTCTCTTCTTCTGGCCGATTATTCCAAGGCAGCGGATGAAATGGATGCTTACTATGTTTACCGCCGGGATGCCCTGATGATCGGGCCCGTATCGCTCTTAATGGGTGTTGTCATTATGCATACCCTCAGCCTTGAAGCTGCCTGGCTGTATAATAAAATGATCGAGGATATGCCCATTCTGATGCTGTCAGTAGGTTTATTTCTACTGGGAATCCTGGCGCTGCTCCTGCCTTCATTTACAAAAAAAGGGACGAAAGGAATCCCAAGGCTTGCTGTCATCGCTGTCACACTGCAATATTTGGCAGCCAGTTTTGTTTACGGAAAGGCACATCTCCCATACATGGTCTATCCTGAGGTCACCATTGAATCAGGGTTTACAGACCCCAATTCATTCAGGGCCGTGTTTGCCACCTATATTGCAGGCTTTGCCATTCTTTTCCCCGGTTTTGTCTACTTCTGGAGCCTTTTTATGAAAGACAAACGCTACCTGAGGCAAAAGGGCAGCAAACAGCCGAACTAA
- a CDS encoding DUF1540 domain-containing protein, which translates to MAQDVLCEVNNCTYWKKGNNCGADQIYVVSHHGEQAENSHETDCKTFKPHE; encoded by the coding sequence ATGGCACAGGATGTACTATGTGAAGTAAACAACTGCACCTACTGGAAAAAAGGGAATAACTGCGGCGCCGACCAGATTTATGTTGTCAGCCATCATGGCGAACAGGCCGAGAACAGCCATGAAACGGACTGCAAAACCTTCAAGCCGCATGAATAG
- the menD gene encoding 2-succinyl-5-enolpyruvyl-6-hydroxy-3-cyclohexene-1-carboxylic-acid synthase yields MNHQEALTTYIAAFVSELAKTGVRDVVVSPGSRSTPMAMIMAEHPELNVHIHVDERSAGFFALGIAKASGRPAALLCTSGTAAANYFPAVVEAKISRVPLVVLTADRPHELRDVGAPQAIDQIHLYGGHVKWFAEMAPPESSHEMIRYARTVCARAYAESVKAPAGPVHLNFPFREPLIPKLDENLFESRERPEGFVSIQQGELALPDSVFREMADDLSSFQKGIIICGPHEDSRFAAEVVKLAETLDFPILADPLSQLRSGKHDKALVIDGYDSFLRTDAAKEALNPDVVIRFGSMPVSKALTIFLKENKDSRQIVVDGGAGWRDPSLLSSEMVYCSEALFCEKVQSFAGRREPGGEYSALWKEVNEKTKLVLAEAGSAIEMSEGKLFLQLAELLPDESTLFVGNSMPIRDLDTFFHNNDKSIRAMGNRGANGIDGIISTALGAGLYSQPLYLVLGDLTFFHDLNGLIASKLHNINVHILLINNNGGGIFSFLPQAGEKKNFELLFGTPLDLDFEHAAKLYGAKYDRAETWEEFERAIKEGYGDHSLKVTEIMTNRDKNLAEHRELWNRVSREINLFLKGE; encoded by the coding sequence ATGAATCATCAAGAAGCATTAACAACTTATATTGCTGCATTTGTCTCGGAGCTGGCCAAAACCGGTGTCCGGGACGTTGTTGTCAGCCCGGGATCCCGTTCTACGCCGATGGCCATGATTATGGCGGAACATCCGGAACTCAATGTGCATATTCACGTCGATGAGCGTTCGGCCGGCTTCTTTGCCCTCGGAATCGCCAAAGCATCAGGCAGACCGGCTGCACTGCTTTGTACTTCAGGGACAGCCGCGGCGAATTACTTTCCGGCTGTTGTTGAGGCAAAGATCTCGAGAGTCCCGCTCGTCGTCCTGACGGCAGACCGTCCTCATGAATTGAGGGATGTAGGAGCACCTCAGGCAATCGATCAGATCCACCTTTACGGCGGGCATGTTAAATGGTTTGCAGAAATGGCTCCGCCCGAGAGCTCACATGAAATGATCAGATATGCCAGGACAGTATGTGCCAGGGCATATGCAGAGTCAGTGAAGGCCCCTGCCGGTCCTGTCCACCTCAACTTTCCTTTTCGCGAGCCCCTTATACCTAAGCTCGATGAAAATCTGTTCGAAAGCCGGGAAAGGCCTGAGGGTTTTGTTTCCATCCAGCAGGGGGAGCTTGCTCTTCCGGATTCTGTTTTCAGAGAGATGGCAGACGACCTCTCATCCTTCCAAAAAGGCATCATCATTTGCGGACCCCATGAAGACAGCCGCTTTGCAGCTGAAGTGGTCAAGCTGGCAGAGACGCTGGATTTTCCGATTTTAGCGGATCCGCTCTCACAGCTGAGAAGCGGCAAGCATGATAAAGCGCTTGTTATTGACGGATATGACAGCTTCCTGAGGACAGATGCAGCGAAAGAAGCCCTGAATCCGGATGTGGTAATCCGCTTCGGATCGATGCCTGTCTCAAAGGCACTCACCATATTCTTAAAGGAAAACAAAGATAGCAGGCAAATTGTTGTCGATGGCGGTGCAGGCTGGCGTGACCCGTCCCTGCTTTCTTCAGAGATGGTCTATTGCAGTGAGGCCCTCTTTTGTGAGAAGGTACAAAGCTTTGCTGGTCGCAGGGAGCCTGGGGGCGAATATAGTGCGCTATGGAAAGAGGTTAATGAAAAAACGAAGCTGGTGCTTGCAGAGGCCGGCTCGGCTATAGAGATGAGCGAGGGGAAGCTGTTCCTCCAGCTTGCAGAACTACTGCCTGATGAGAGTACACTGTTTGTCGGAAACAGCATGCCGATCCGTGATCTCGACACCTTCTTCCATAATAATGACAAAAGCATTCGCGCGATGGGCAACAGGGGTGCTAACGGAATCGATGGAATCATTTCCACTGCACTGGGTGCCGGCTTATATTCTCAGCCGCTTTATCTGGTGCTGGGGGATTTGACATTTTTCCATGACCTTAATGGCCTGATTGCTTCAAAGCTCCACAATATCAATGTCCATATCCTGCTCATCAATAATAATGGCGGCGGTATATTCTCATTCCTGCCCCAGGCAGGCGAGAAAAAGAATTTTGAGCTCCTTTTTGGCACGCCTTTGGATTTAGATTTTGAGCATGCGGCAAAGCTTTACGGCGCGAAATACGACCGCGCTGAAACTTGGGAAGAATTTGAGCGTGCCATTAAAGAGGGCTATGGTGATCACAGCCTAAAGGTAACCGAAATAATGACAAACCGGGACAAAAACCTTGCTGAGCATCGAGAATTGTGGAATCGTGTTTCCCGGGAAATAAACCTGTTCCTAAAAGGAGAATAA
- the menB gene encoding 1,4-dihydroxy-2-naphthoyl-CoA synthase, with protein MTVEWIAGRNYEDILYETYNGIAKITINRPEVHNAFRPKTVMELIDAFAYARDDASVGVIILTGAGEKAFCSGGDQKVRGHGGYVGEDEIPRLNVLDLQRLIRVIPKPVIAMVKGYAIGGGHVLHIVCDLTIAADNAVFGQTGPKVGSFDAGYGSGYLARIVGHKKAREIWFLCRQYGAQEALDMGLVNTVVPLEKVEEETIQWCEEILEKSPTAIRFLKAAFNADTDGLAGIQQFAGDATLLYYTTDEAKEGRDAFKEKRKPDFGQFPRFP; from the coding sequence ATGACTGTAGAATGGATTGCTGGACGCAATTATGAAGATATTTTATACGAAACTTACAACGGAATTGCTAAAATCACAATTAACAGGCCAGAAGTACATAATGCCTTCCGTCCGAAAACCGTAATGGAGCTGATTGATGCTTTTGCTTATGCGCGCGATGATGCAAGCGTAGGTGTTATCATCCTGACTGGTGCAGGGGAGAAAGCATTCTGTTCCGGCGGCGACCAAAAGGTCCGCGGGCACGGCGGATATGTGGGCGAAGATGAAATCCCGCGCTTGAATGTCCTGGATCTGCAGCGACTTATCCGTGTCATTCCAAAGCCTGTCATTGCGATGGTAAAAGGCTATGCAATCGGTGGAGGCCATGTCCTTCATATCGTATGTGACCTGACTATTGCTGCTGATAATGCGGTCTTCGGACAGACAGGCCCTAAAGTCGGAAGCTTTGATGCAGGGTACGGATCAGGCTATCTGGCAAGAATCGTCGGCCATAAGAAAGCCCGCGAAATCTGGTTCTTATGCCGTCAATACGGCGCACAGGAAGCTCTTGATATGGGGCTTGTCAATACAGTTGTGCCGCTTGAAAAAGTGGAAGAAGAAACAATTCAGTGGTGCGAGGAAATCCTTGAGAAGAGCCCGACAGCCATCCGCTTCCTGAAAGCAGCGTTCAATGCAGACACAGACGGACTGGCTGGAATTCAGCAGTTCGCCGGGGATGCTACGCTTCTTTACTATACAACAGATGAAGCGAAGGAAGGCCGCGATGCGTTCAAAGAAAAGCGCAAGCCGGACTTTGGGCAATTCCCGCGTTTCCCTTGA
- the menC gene encoding o-succinylbenzoate synthase, translating to MNIKKAVLHVISMQLKKPFSTHLGTVSSREAIIIELIDRDGLSGFGEAVAFSSPWYTEETVRTCYHVIKDFLIPLLKENPGLKAEDAHILFSSVRRNQMAKAGLESALWDLQAKQEGTPLHSLLGGTRSMIGSGVAVGAKTVKESLLQIEGFLQQGYRRIKVKISPEHDLQLLSAIRKEYPDIDLMADANSAYTLKDKDRLKALDEFRLLMIEQPLAHDDIIDHSVLQKSISTPICLDESIVSFRDARKAAELGSCKVINIKPGRVGGLSESKQIHDYCLQNGIQVWCGGMIEFGVSRAHNIALASLPGFEIPGDISGSERYWEQDIITPGVTVEDGFINVPEGPGIGFEINRRRLAEVTLKEEAVSLV from the coding sequence ATGAATATAAAAAAGGCTGTATTGCATGTGATCAGCATGCAGCTGAAAAAGCCTTTTTCCACCCATCTTGGCACCGTCAGCAGCAGGGAAGCCATTATTATCGAGCTGATAGACAGGGACGGATTGAGCGGATTTGGAGAAGCGGTTGCTTTTTCTTCTCCTTGGTACACGGAAGAGACTGTCAGGACATGCTATCATGTCATCAAGGATTTTCTCATTCCTTTGCTGAAGGAGAATCCCGGCCTGAAGGCGGAAGATGCTCACATCCTGTTCAGCTCTGTGAGGCGAAACCAGATGGCAAAGGCGGGACTGGAGTCAGCATTATGGGACCTCCAGGCCAAACAGGAAGGAACGCCGCTCCATTCTCTGCTGGGAGGAACGAGAAGCATGATTGGCTCTGGTGTCGCTGTGGGTGCAAAAACCGTAAAGGAAAGTCTCCTGCAGATCGAAGGATTTCTTCAGCAAGGCTACAGGCGCATCAAGGTGAAAATCAGTCCGGAACATGATCTGCAGCTGTTATCAGCTATCCGGAAAGAATATCCGGATATCGACCTGATGGCCGATGCCAATTCCGCTTATACGCTCAAGGATAAAGACAGGCTGAAGGCACTTGATGAATTCAGGCTGCTGATGATTGAACAGCCGCTTGCCCATGATGATATTATCGACCATAGTGTCCTGCAAAAAAGCATCAGCACCCCGATCTGCCTGGATGAAAGCATTGTCTCTTTCCGTGATGCGAGGAAGGCAGCAGAGCTTGGCAGCTGTAAAGTGATCAATATTAAACCCGGCCGGGTCGGCGGATTATCAGAGTCTAAGCAGATCCATGATTATTGCCTGCAGAATGGAATTCAGGTATGGTGCGGCGGCATGATTGAATTCGGCGTTTCAAGGGCCCATAATATCGCTCTCGCTTCACTGCCGGGTTTTGAGATACCAGGGGACATATCAGGCTCTGAGCGCTACTGGGAACAAGATATCATCACGCCCGGAGTCACTGTGGAGGATGGTTTTATAAATGTTCCTGAGGGGCCGGGAATAGGCTTTGAAATAAACAGGCGCAGGCTGGCGGAAGTGACATTGAAGGAAGAAGCTGTGTCACTCGTTTAA
- a CDS encoding o-succinylbenzoate--CoA ligase: protein MGEFLPQFLKKRADLTPDRHALYFEGNAYTFKQLYDAASQVAGKLAGAGAVRGSYTGVLLKNHSDSVFILLALQLLGATAVILNNRLTAEEIGWQLADSNATLLITEAAFTDKARELSLDGCSLVMKEVLAEQPSAAIMAVEEVSLDQVCTIMYTSGTTGHPKGVLQTYGNHWWSASGSAFNLGVREDDCWLCAVPLFHISGYSILMRSLIYGIPVVLHGSFSEEQIITDIREKKVTIMSVVSTMLSRLAASIGDNGLPSHFRCMLLGGGPAARDLLEKCTAKGLPVYQSYGMTETSSQIVTLAPEYSFSKLGSAGKPLFPSQLRIMEGDREAERGQAGEIAVKGPNVTPGYLNREAETAKAMKDGWFYTGDIGMLDEEGFLYVLDRRSDLIISGGENIYPAEIEGVLTSHPAVADAGVIGVKDPDWGEVPAAFIQTMNGAELSSQEIEEFCLGRLAKYKVPKACYFVEEIPRNASRKILRRELRTMLGKGGEES from the coding sequence ATGGGTGAATTTCTCCCGCAATTTTTAAAGAAAAGAGCCGATTTAACACCGGACAGGCACGCCCTCTATTTTGAAGGAAATGCCTATACTTTCAAACAATTATACGATGCAGCCTCCCAGGTGGCCGGAAAGCTGGCTGGTGCAGGGGCAGTCAGGGGCTCATATACCGGGGTGCTCCTGAAAAATCATTCTGATTCTGTCTTCATCCTGCTTGCCCTTCAGCTATTGGGAGCCACAGCGGTTATCCTGAATAACCGGCTGACTGCTGAGGAGATCGGCTGGCAGCTGGCAGATTCCAATGCTACGCTTCTGATTACAGAGGCAGCATTTACAGATAAAGCCCGGGAGCTGTCACTGGATGGCTGCAGCTTGGTGATGAAGGAGGTGCTCGCTGAACAGCCTTCAGCTGCCATTATGGCGGTGGAGGAAGTTTCGCTGGATCAGGTGTGCACCATCATGTACACCTCCGGGACGACCGGACATCCGAAAGGAGTTCTTCAGACATATGGAAACCACTGGTGGAGTGCCTCGGGATCAGCCTTCAATCTTGGCGTCAGGGAAGATGACTGCTGGCTGTGCGCCGTCCCTTTATTCCATATCAGCGGCTACTCCATCCTGATGAGAAGCCTGATCTACGGAATCCCCGTCGTTCTGCACGGATCTTTCAGCGAGGAGCAGATCATAACGGACATTCGGGAGAAAAAGGTGACGATCATGTCTGTCGTCAGCACAATGCTTTCAAGGCTTGCTGCTTCAATTGGAGATAACGGACTGCCATCTCATTTTCGCTGCATGCTTCTTGGCGGCGGACCCGCTGCGCGCGATCTGCTCGAAAAATGCACGGCAAAGGGTCTGCCAGTCTATCAAAGCTATGGCATGACTGAAACTTCATCCCAAATCGTGACACTTGCTCCTGAATACAGCTTCTCAAAGCTCGGTTCGGCCGGGAAGCCGTTATTTCCTTCCCAACTGAGAATCATGGAGGGAGACAGGGAAGCAGAAAGAGGCCAGGCTGGTGAAATTGCCGTTAAAGGACCTAATGTCACACCTGGATATTTGAACAGGGAAGCGGAGACGGCCAAGGCGATGAAGGACGGCTGGTTTTACACAGGAGATATCGGCATGCTTGATGAGGAAGGTTTTCTTTATGTACTTGACAGGAGATCCGACTTGATCATTTCCGGCGGGGAAAATATATACCCGGCAGAAATCGAGGGAGTGCTCACTTCACATCCTGCGGTTGCTGATGCAGGTGTCATCGGTGTGAAGGACCCGGATTGGGGAGAAGTGCCGGCTGCTTTCATCCAGACCATGAATGGTGCAGAACTGTCATCTCAAGAAATCGAGGAATTCTGCCTCGGAAGGCTGGCAAAGTATAAAGTACCGAAAGCCTGCTATTTCGTTGAAGAAATTCCGAGGAATGCATCGCGAAAAATTTTGCGAAGAGAGCTGCGCACCATGCTGGGGAAGGGCGGAGAAGAATCATGA